TCCGACGTGGCGGCTGGCCTCGTTTCCGCGGGCCTGCGCCGGAATGAAACCGTGGCGATCATGCTGCCCACCTGCCCGCAATTTTTCTATGCCTTCTTCGGTGTCATGCTGGCCGGCGGAATCGCCGTTCCCATTTACCCCCCGGCGCGGCCCGACAAGATTGAGGAATACGTTCGCCGGCAGGTCGGCATTCTCCGCAACGCGGAAGTGCGGTTTCTGATCAGCTTTGAACCCGCCCGGCGGGTGTCCGAATTGCTGCGCCTCAACCTGCCCGGCATTCTGGGCGTGACCACCGTCGAGGACCTTGCAGCGAGCGGCGCGCGCTTGCAGCCCGGGGCCATTGAAGCGGCCGACGCCGCGTTTATCCAATACACTTCCGGCAGCACCGGCGAACCCAAGGGCGTGGTGCTCACGCAGTTCAATCTGCTGGCCAACATTCGCGGCATCGGCTGGGCCGTGAACGTGCAACCCTCGGACATTGTGGTGAGCTGGCTGCCGCTTTATCATGACATGGGCCTGATCGGCTCGTGGCTCTACAGCGTCTATTACGCGCTGCCCATCACCATCCTCTCGCCCCTGGCCTTTCTCAGCCGCCCGGAAAAGTGGCTGTGGGCGATGCACGACTCCGGCGGAACGCTCTGCCCCGCCCCGAATTTTTCCTACGAACTGTGCGCGCGCAAGATTCCGGACAGCGCCATCGAAGGCCTTGACCTCAGCGCCTGGCGCGTGGCCATCAACGCGGGCGAAGCCGTGCTGCCTGATACGCTGGACCGTTTTGAAAAGCGCTTCAAGCCCTACGGTTTCCGGGCTGAAAGTTTTGTACCCTGTTACGGCCTGGCCGAATCCTCTGTGGCCCTGGCCTTTCCGCCCATGAACCGCCGCCCGGTGATTGACTGCATCCGCCGCGACATTTTTGAGTCTGAGGGCAGGGCCGTTCCCGCTGAGCCGGAGGATTCCAGCGCTCTGCGC
This portion of the Terriglobia bacterium genome encodes:
- a CDS encoding AMP-binding protein, which codes for MPTTPRQIDAAQLEEQMLQIVRELLTELGSLRAAESVTLRSSLERDLGLGSLEMVELLVRTEAHFNVRLPDRIAEEADTPGDWVRAVAGGEEEAPAASQRYTIRQPGRVAPPPPESARTLIEVLRKHAEVDPDRVQAHMLEGNSGEDIGYGKLLATASDVAAGLVSAGLRRNETVAIMLPTCPQFFYAFFGVMLAGGIAVPIYPPARPDKIEEYVRRQVGILRNAEVRFLISFEPARRVSELLRLNLPGILGVTTVEDLAASGARLQPGAIEAADAAFIQYTSGSTGEPKGVVLTQFNLLANIRGIGWAVNVQPSDIVVSWLPLYHDMGLIGSWLYSVYYALPITILSPLAFLSRPEKWLWAMHDSGGTLCPAPNFSYELCARKIPDSAIEGLDLSAWRVAINAGEAVLPDTLDRFEKRFKPYGFRAESFVPCYGLAESSVALAFPPMNRRPVIDCIRRDIFESEGRAVPAEPEDSSALRFVANGRALPGHEIKVIGPEGNPLGERIQGKVLFRGPSKTAGYFRNPNATTAVTTEDGWMDSGDLGYWAGGEIHITGRAKDLIIKSGRNIVPQEVELAAAEVPEVRRGCVAAFGRRDPELGTEQLVVVAETRVANKEDLDRIEAEVIER